CTTCGTTTCTTAGGTTGACACCGCTCTGAGGATGCGTAAACTTGCGCACGTTATCAGCACAGGAAACCTGCTGGTCTGGCACGCTTACCAGGACTGGCGTGTCTCTCTATCTTTCGCTGATTGGGGCGGCCTCATGAAATTTTCTCTACCATCGACCTTGGCTTTGACTTCGGTGCTCATGTCTACAGCGCTGGCGCTTGCTGCAGACAACCCGGCCACAACGGCCGCGACACGGCAACGCTTGATGCGATCATACGGCGACCTGGCTATGGGCTTTACCGCCAACCAGGGACAAGCAGATCCGCGATTCGCCTTCACGGCGAAAGGTCGCGGATATTCCATCCAATTGGGTCGCAAGGGTGCTGAGCTCAGCATTGCGGGATCGCCAAAGACCGAGACAAACGGTGAGAATGCCGGTAAGAAGACACTTTTGCAACTGAGCTTTCCGGGAGCGAACGAAGCTTCGACGATATCCGGCCTCGAGAGGCTGCCGGGGGACAGTAATTACCTGACGGGTCCCGATCCTTCGGCTTGGCATACCAGCGTCCCGAACTACGCGCGAGTGAAGTATGCAGGGCTGTACCCGGGTGTCGACCTGGTGTACTACGGGAACCATCGCCAGCTTGAATTTGATTTCTTGGTGGCACCGCAGGTTGATGTCGATACCGTGCGGATGGAATTCAAGGGATTGTCGGAAGGTAAAGTCGAAGAACTCACTGTAAATGCGAAGGGAGACCTGGTCCTCGGTGCCGACGCAGGCACGGTTTTGCTCCACAAGCCCGTTCTCTACCAGGTCGTCACAGCCGATGGGGAGCAAAGACACCAGGCGGTGGAGGGTGGGTTCGTGGTGGACGGGCCGGGGACCGTGAAGTTTCATGTCGGTTCGTACGACCACACGCGAGAGCTTGTGATCGACCCCACACTCGAATATTCGACCTATGTTGGCGGAGGCGGATTCATCGGCTTCAGCGCGATGACAGTGGACGCGAAGGGTGACGCCTACATCACCGGATCCGCGACGTCCGTCGACGAGACGAGTACGGTTTTTTTCATCGATAAATTCAACCCATCCGGTTCGGCGCTCTTGTACTCCACGGAAGTTGGTGCCGAAGGCGTAGCGGAAGGCAACGCCCTCGCTGTGGACGCGGCGGAAAATCTATATATCGCGGGCTCAGCTGGGCCTGGTCTGCCCACAACCCCGGGAGCCTTCCAGCGCACATACGCTGGGCAAGGGGCAGCATTCGTTGCGAAGCTCAACCAGGCGGGAACGGCGCTTCTCTACGCGACGTATCTCAACGGCCCGACGGATCCCTCCGGACAAACGAGTGTTCACGTCATGGCAATAGACGGGCAAGGCAATGCTTACCTGGCAGGGGACACAACTTCGAACGATTTCCCCGTGACGCACGGTGTCTTTCAGCCTCTGCCGCCCGCCGACAATCCACACATCATTGGATCGCGGGACAGTACGTTCGTCGCCAGGCTGAACCCTACTGGCTCCGCGCTCACCTACTCTACTTATCTTGGAAATGATGGAGCGAGCGTCAATGCCATCGCTCTCGATTCCGCCAATAATGCTTACGTCCTTGGCGTAACAACAGGGGCGACGGACCTGAATCCCTATCCCACAACGGCGGGAGCGTTTTCGAACACGGGTCAGTATTTCCTCGCGAAGGTAAACGCGACAGCCTCGAAACTGGTCTACTACACGCTGCT
This genomic window from Granulicella sibirica contains:
- a CDS encoding SBBP repeat-containing protein, with product MSTALALAADNPATTAATRQRLMRSYGDLAMGFTANQGQADPRFAFTAKGRGYSIQLGRKGAELSIAGSPKTETNGENAGKKTLLQLSFPGANEASTISGLERLPGDSNYLTGPDPSAWHTSVPNYARVKYAGLYPGVDLVYYGNHRQLEFDFLVAPQVDVDTVRMEFKGLSEGKVEELTVNAKGDLVLGADAGTVLLHKPVLYQVVTADGEQRHQAVEGGFVVDGPGTVKFHVGSYDHTRELVIDPTLEYSTYVGGGGFIGFSAMTVDAKGDAYITGSATSVDETSTVFFIDKFNPSGSALLYSTEVGAEGVAEGNALAVDAAENLYIAGSAGPGLPTTPGAFQRTYAGQGAAFVAKLNQAGTALLYATYLNGPTDPSGQTSVHVMAIDGQGNAYLAGDTTSNDFPVTHGVFQPLPPADNPHIIGSRDSTFVARLNPTGSALTYSTYLGNDGASVNAIALDSANNAYVLGVTTGATDLNPYPTTAGAFSNTGQYFLAKVNATASKLVYYTLLREFQVFGLAVNGAGNAYMVGQVAAKGAPSYPGLPEMLCDTGTCENAVVIKLNPAGSALNYAAFLGQSAYDDVFGELSTFSTGYAIAIDAAGDAYVTGETDDALFPATPDAYQTSFLDPNPEEDSFVFLTKLDPSGTKVLYSTFIGNGEGAQDSYAVGYSVALDKVGGVTIAGIAIGIDYPITPQAVQPSGQETGYEAFITKFSFGEPFCSFTPRLQLVTSPDKTQGFALEAGFTLGSASPLQPETEPLILTIGTQTMTVPAGALVKNPLGYLFSGTVNGVRLLLFLGPVAPQPGVQTTCGTPAYKLTAVGTGGVFGSAASPVDVVVSIGDDSGSVEVKATGLQ